TTTACCAATTAGGTAATGCTGAAAacttttcgttgaaaattcaaagagCACCTTAAAGctagaaaattgaattatgtgaaaaaagttcGTATATGTGTTTTcaaatgatgagaaaaatataattagaaCAGGCATTGTATATAAAACTTTACATGTAGCACTTACGTTCACTTGTTAGTGCAAggattattttgaaaacttttcaataaaaattcaaattcattcgTTGAAACGGTTCTTTTAGTGATTCCCTTTCCTCCCATCTCTGTTCGCGTAGACAGCTActcaaaaatctttcaataTTTACAGTAATATTTACCTAGATTCTTTGCAATACTCGCGAATTTCAAGTTCTCACACACATCTTTCATGAATACATTAGAAGACGTACGGATAATTGGGACACAGAGATATCACTAGATCATCCATGTTAGGAAGAACTACGAGCTTCTCGAATTCCCTCAGTAATTTGTTCTCAATAAGACTCGTTATGTAAGTCAGATTGACCGGCTTCTCACCTAACGCTGGTTTTGCAGTTAAACTTATTTTTGGAACTGTTCTAAAGCCATACCATAATCTATCCGAAGGTGGCGGCGGTATATTCAAAACGAGGCATCCCTCTATACTGGACACTGTGACCATCAGTCGAATCTCTTTATTAGAAAATCCCTCCATTGCACGTCGTATATAGCGTATCTCTGTTGCCTGTAACAGACACATGAGACGCTTAGCTaccgattcaaatttcatatcaATTTCTCAATTATCGAGCGTCGAATACATTATTTAATAGAATTTGTAAACCAATGTCGTCAACTCACgtgctgaaaatatttgttgGCGGCTAGCTTATCCACCATATTCAGGAACCTTCTACCGGACGATTGAGGTGGCCTgtaatttcacaaaaataaagTGACATCAAATAACAATAAGATAACATCTCCGGTGCTCGTAAATAAATGTTCAACTAACGTTGAATCTCGAGCTGTGTTGGGCACAGTGACATTTGAATTATCTTCTTCTTCGGTAGATGTCTCTGGACTATCTTCTACGTCACTATCAAACATGGGGGATCGAGCCGGTTTTGGCTTATCGGTTCCTGGCATGTCGCTGGCATTACCAGAAATCGAACCCGCTCTTGTGAGTTTCATGAGATTGACCTTCGTCTCTGTTGTCATCGTAAGACAACCTTCGTAAGATATATCTAGATTAAGCCAAAGACCGCGTTGATCCAGTACAGGCTGAGAAGCTTTGTGTATCACAGGTGCGCCCTGGCCTATTACTAACTCTGACACGAGAAGACTTTCCATAAAGTAGGGCAACTTTATGTTTGACATTTTACGCTGAATTTTATCTTGAATCAAACTTATAGTTTCTGGACATTTGTGCATATCATATAGGATTCTACCAACAAGAGCATTCATCCAAGTAATGTTACTCTTCTCTCTATTCTCAGAATCGGATGACGCACTAGCAGTCATCTAAAATAGAATGGCAACACTTGTAAAAGAAGGCATGAATATACGAAAtatgactgaaaaaaaattaaaatctgtTATGTTCTTCTTACCGCTGTGTACATCGCCATATAAGCACTGTAACTCAGTTCGTTAGGAATTTCTGAAGATCCGATTGTAGTGACAGAATTCTTACTCTCGTTGTTGCCTTGTACAGGCGGCGATGTTGTTGCCAGGATTATCTCATTTATAGAACTTACTGACCCACGCTTGTTAGCTGTATTGACAGCATCGTTCAGTCGTCTAAACCTATTGACAATGCAGTGAAAACCAGTTGTAATATTTTGCAGCTACTGTTGCAATATGTACCCACAAGGCAAGTTGAAATATTTAGTGAACGAATGACATAAGGAATCAAACGAATTGCATTGAATGATGCACACGTCGATAACAGGTAGTTAAACAAAACGATCCAATTATAAAAGATTGATGAGAGTTACCAATCTTCCTTCTGTCTGTCTGTTCGTGCAAAAATGTACATCTTTGATCTCTGACCACTCTCGTCGGTGCAATCTTCAAAAACATCTTTAGCTTCTTTTGAATCCTTAGACAGATCTTCATCAGTCTCATCCTCTTCATGAATGGTGCCATCTTCATCAACGCCAATTTTTTGAAGAATCTCATCCTCAGATGTCTCATTTAAAGAAGAACTCTCAATTAAAGCATCCTTACCGAATGTTATGCAGATTGGATACTTTTTACTCCACCTCCTGTAACAACGAAACATCATATTTCATATTCTAAGCTGTgcggagaagaagaaataagatAAATTAGAGGGTTCACATTAAAAAGTAAACAATACCAGGGATTGTATAGGCACAGCTGTGATAAGTTACCTTCTTCTTATCAGCCCTTCCGGAAGTAGTTTAATTGTGGCATTAGCAAGCGTGTAGACTTTCTTCCAAATG
The sequence above is drawn from the Neodiprion pinetum isolate iyNeoPine1 chromosome 2, iyNeoPine1.2, whole genome shotgun sequence genome and encodes:
- the LOC124212341 gene encoding testis-expressed protein 2 isoform X2 gives rise to the protein MTSVPVIRYHASDDELEELYPSTDDDELYTPESEHPSTKSSPCKTSRNRSEDELGEGTSLGRRSASVDGNLSEGTPPTDPWKMLSEIKGKITKTFEEKISEIKSERKKKKRRSKDNSSVSDSEDLADITPTEDNLSEQQELESSSPVKFSKNRSARFTGFYNIKTGLKTKNSEEDSVESGVEAAELAEDDLLSKSNLDDKNLQAQRSSDGNKKLQTPLIRLPLNAIEKLIPQRVKSEPALTQLFKKIIYQLISVPIILLGAYHVIPLPEYIVGLIAGIFVTITIQRALALVTQTLMTPQKIEDVRSGDEQVSVLEIPAAEEHVVLDRFEGWLNQLPYSYDPDNYHVARTVSVYFRLEGGSLKVMETKTRIPKREVWDEPKQNVRYIWKKVYTLANATIKLLPEGLIRRRRWSKKYPICITFGKDALIESSSLNETSEDEILQKIGVDEDGTIHEEDETDEDLSKDSKEAKDVFEDCTDESGQRSKMYIFARTDRQKEDWFRRLNDAVNTANKRGSVSSINEIILATTSPPVQGNNESKNSVTTIGSSEIPNELSYSAYMAMYTAMTASASSDSENREKSNITWMNALVGRILYDMHKCPETISLIQDKIQRKMSNIKLPYFMESLLVSELVIGQGAPVIHKASQPVLDQRGLWLNLDISYEGCLTMTTETKVNLMKLTRAGSISGNASDMPGTDKPKPARSPMFDSDVEDSPETSTEEEDNSNVTVPNTARDSTPPQSSGRRFLNMVDKLAANKYFQHATEIRYIRRAMEGFSNKEIRLMVTVSSIEGCLVLNIPPPPSDRLWYGFRTVPKISLTAKPALGEKPVNLTYITSLIENKLLREFEKLVVLPNMDDLVISLCPNYPYVF
- the LOC124212341 gene encoding testis-expressed protein 2 isoform X1 — its product is MSSKPTTPGKVTLGMLKGKPIMTSVPVIRYHASDDELEELYPSTDDDELYTPESEHPSTKSSPCKTSRNRSEDELGEGTSLGRRSASVDGNLSEGTPPTDPWKMLSEIKGKITKTFEEKISEIKSERKKKKRRSKDNSSVSDSEDLADITPTEDNLSEQQELESSSPVKFSKNRSARFTGFYNIKTGLKTKNSEEDSVESGVEAAELAEDDLLSKSNLDDKNLQAQRSSDGNKKLQTPLIRLPLNAIEKLIPQRVKSEPALTQLFKKIIYQLISVPIILLGAYHVIPLPEYIVGLIAGIFVTITIQRALALVTQTLMTPQKIEDVRSGDEQVSVLEIPAAEEHVVLDRFEGWLNQLPYSYDPDNYHVARTVSVYFRLEGGSLKVMETKTRIPKREVWDEPKQNVRYIWKKVYTLANATIKLLPEGLIRRRRWSKKYPICITFGKDALIESSSLNETSEDEILQKIGVDEDGTIHEEDETDEDLSKDSKEAKDVFEDCTDESGQRSKMYIFARTDRQKEDWFRRLNDAVNTANKRGSVSSINEIILATTSPPVQGNNESKNSVTTIGSSEIPNELSYSAYMAMYTAMTASASSDSENREKSNITWMNALVGRILYDMHKCPETISLIQDKIQRKMSNIKLPYFMESLLVSELVIGQGAPVIHKASQPVLDQRGLWLNLDISYEGCLTMTTETKVNLMKLTRAGSISGNASDMPGTDKPKPARSPMFDSDVEDSPETSTEEEDNSNVTVPNTARDSTPPQSSGRRFLNMVDKLAANKYFQHATEIRYIRRAMEGFSNKEIRLMVTVSSIEGCLVLNIPPPPSDRLWYGFRTVPKISLTAKPALGEKPVNLTYITSLIENKLLREFEKLVVLPNMDDLVISLCPNYPYVF